A section of the Brevundimonas sp. AJA228-03 genome encodes:
- a CDS encoding DUF885 family protein, with protein sequence MKIIAAGLAALLLTSTALPAVAQTASAEVATPSPDPALAALLADYEAFLKANDPISAGQEGDLAAKARLPDLSRAAEVARQGPLEAFLARASALPTDGLSSEDRLNRDFLIWVLNRSIEAIGFDSGRLAFDSEGGPGQTANYLASVTRISSAEDAEAWLARLGGLPTLYDDALANARRGLETGFTQPTSVVESFLVSLRNEVAFTPETDPLLRPFASLPASIPTLEQEDFRARAMAIVGDRIAPRRRLWLAFVQDEYLPAARPEVGIGSRPGGRAYYAFQARSYTTTDLTPDQIHQIGLDEVARIRARMDGEMRASGWTGDFAGFLNHLRTDPRFYATSREDMLEKASEMAKRADGGLPALFRTLPRLTYNVRPVPLDIEDTYTTGRYNGGSLADGVPGGYIVNTGKLDQRPLYELPALTLHEAVPGHHLQIALQQEAAQGPYFRRNVDVTAFTEGWGLYSEFLGEEMGFYRTPEERFGRLSYEMWRACRLVADTGMHWMGWTTEQARACFTDNSALAPHNIETELQRYIGWPGQALAYKIGEIRLRAIRTRAEQALGERFNVRDFHDALLVDGPLPLDLLDRRMEAWIEAQTASSIRP encoded by the coding sequence ATGAAGATCATCGCCGCAGGCCTTGCCGCCCTTCTGTTGACCTCGACGGCCCTGCCCGCTGTGGCCCAGACCGCGTCCGCCGAGGTCGCGACGCCGAGCCCCGACCCAGCGCTGGCGGCCCTGCTTGCGGACTATGAGGCCTTCCTGAAGGCCAACGACCCCATCTCCGCCGGGCAGGAGGGCGACCTTGCCGCCAAGGCCCGGCTGCCCGACCTCTCCCGCGCCGCCGAGGTCGCGCGTCAGGGGCCGCTGGAGGCCTTCCTCGCCCGGGCGAGCGCCCTTCCGACCGACGGTCTGTCGTCGGAAGACCGGCTGAACCGCGACTTCCTGATCTGGGTCCTGAACCGCTCGATCGAGGCGATCGGGTTCGATTCCGGACGCCTGGCCTTCGATTCCGAGGGCGGCCCCGGCCAGACCGCGAACTATCTGGCCTCGGTGACGCGGATCAGCAGCGCTGAGGATGCCGAGGCCTGGTTGGCGCGGCTGGGCGGCCTGCCGACCCTCTATGACGATGCCCTGGCCAATGCGCGACGGGGGCTGGAGACCGGCTTCACCCAGCCGACCTCGGTGGTCGAAAGCTTTCTGGTCTCGCTGAGGAACGAGGTCGCCTTCACGCCCGAAACCGACCCGTTGCTGCGGCCGTTCGCCAGCCTGCCGGCCTCGATCCCGACGCTGGAACAGGAGGATTTCCGGGCCCGCGCCATGGCCATCGTCGGCGACCGGATCGCGCCGCGCCGTCGCCTCTGGCTGGCCTTCGTCCAGGACGAATACCTGCCGGCGGCCCGGCCCGAGGTCGGCATCGGCTCGCGGCCCGGCGGACGCGCGTATTACGCCTTCCAGGCCCGCAGCTATACGACCACCGACCTGACCCCGGACCAGATCCACCAGATCGGCCTGGACGAGGTCGCCCGCATCCGCGCCCGCATGGACGGGGAAATGCGGGCCTCCGGCTGGACCGGCGACTTCGCCGGCTTCCTGAACCACCTGCGGACCGACCCGCGCTTCTATGCGACGTCGCGCGAGGACATGCTGGAGAAGGCCTCGGAGATGGCCAAAAGGGCCGACGGTGGCCTGCCGGCCCTGTTCCGGACCCTGCCGCGCCTGACCTACAATGTCCGGCCCGTGCCGCTGGACATCGAGGACACCTATACGACCGGGCGTTACAACGGCGGCTCGCTCGCCGACGGCGTACCGGGCGGCTACATCGTCAATACCGGCAAGCTGGACCAGAGACCGCTGTACGAGCTCCCGGCCCTGACCCTGCACGAGGCGGTTCCCGGCCACCATCTGCAGATCGCCCTGCAGCAGGAGGCAGCCCAGGGCCCCTATTTCCGCCGGAACGTCGACGTCACCGCCTTCACCGAGGGCTGGGGCCTGTATTCGGAGTTCCTCGGCGAGGAGATGGGCTTCTATCGCACGCCGGAAGAACGGTTCGGACGGCTGTCCTACGAGATGTGGCGGGCCTGCCGGCTGGTGGCCGACACCGGGATGCACTGGATGGGCTGGACGACGGAACAGGCGCGGGCCTGTTTCACCGACAACTCGGCCCTGGCCCCCCACAACATCGAGACCGAGCTGCAACGCTACATCGGCTGGCCGGGTCAGGCCCTGGCCTACAAGATCGGCGAGATCCGGCTGCGGGCCATCCGCACCCGGGCGGAACAGGCCCTGGGCGAGCGGTTCAATGTGCGCGATTTCCACGATGCGCTGCTGGTCGACGGGCCCCTGCCGCTGGACCTGCTGGATCGGCGCATGGAGGCGTGGATCGAGGCGCAGACCGCGTCATCGATCCGGCCCTGA
- a CDS encoding DUF2939 domain-containing protein: protein MKGLFKGLIGLAILGFLVAYFGSPILTVRALVAAAEAGDEAALERLVDFPRFRDSLKDELTAHLMARAQADPRVRDSGLGGLGMILGPMLVGGAVDALVNAPMVAAIVRTARVPDPTDRDPGAPAAGDDGSDIRQTYGYRDINTLAVRLTNVERPNQTLKLLLTRQGLFDWKLTGIDLPAG from the coding sequence ATGAAGGGCCTGTTCAAGGGGCTGATCGGCCTGGCGATCCTCGGCTTTCTGGTCGCCTATTTCGGTTCGCCCATCCTGACCGTCCGCGCCCTGGTGGCTGCGGCCGAAGCCGGTGACGAGGCGGCGCTGGAACGGCTGGTCGACTTCCCCCGGTTCCGAGACAGCCTGAAGGACGAACTGACGGCCCACCTGATGGCCAGGGCCCAGGCCGATCCGCGTGTCCGCGACAGCGGCCTGGGCGGTCTGGGCATGATCCTGGGGCCGATGCTGGTCGGCGGGGCGGTGGATGCCCTGGTCAATGCGCCGATGGTCGCGGCCATCGTCCGAACGGCGAGGGTGCCCGATCCCACGGATCGTGACCCCGGGGCACCTGCGGCCGGGGACGATGGATCCGACATCCGCCAGACCTATGGCTATCGGGACATCAACACCCTCGCCGTCCGGCTGACGAATGTGGAGCGGCCGAACCAGACGCTGAAGCTGCTGCTGACGCGTCAGGGCCTGTTCGACTGGAAGCTGACGGGCATCGACCTGCCGGCCGGTTGA
- a CDS encoding DUF2939 domain-containing protein codes for MKTILGRLVLIAIALAVASFFAAPAVVFFGIRSAAQSDDVAGLQRLVDFDAVRASLRPQLSNRPEALTPPPSFMNDPIGAVRRQFEETVAPQRPDPDAWLTPDALDGLTRGEGRHAAVRTPAPGTDAAAAPWPHPTYWGVNRARLAVTDEGGSDTVFTFERKGPYEWKLVHIGLPDGSTPPTTPTPTATPETKR; via the coding sequence GTGAAGACTATTCTGGGCAGGCTGGTGCTGATCGCCATCGCGCTGGCGGTGGCGTCATTCTTCGCGGCGCCGGCCGTGGTGTTCTTCGGCATACGCTCGGCGGCGCAGTCGGACGATGTCGCCGGGCTGCAGCGGCTGGTGGATTTCGACGCGGTGCGGGCTTCGCTGCGCCCCCAGCTGTCGAACCGCCCCGAGGCCCTGACCCCGCCGCCGTCGTTCATGAACGACCCGATCGGGGCCGTCCGTCGCCAGTTCGAGGAGACGGTCGCGCCGCAGCGCCCCGACCCTGACGCCTGGCTGACCCCTGACGCCCTCGACGGCCTGACGCGGGGCGAGGGACGCCATGCCGCCGTCCGCACGCCCGCGCCGGGCACGGATGCCGCCGCCGCGCCCTGGCCCCATCCTACCTACTGGGGCGTCAACCGCGCCCGGTTGGCGGTGACGGACGAGGGCGGGTCCGACACCGTCTTCACCTTCGAGCGCAAGGGGCCGTATGAATGGAAGCTGGTCCACATCGGCCTGCCCGACGGTTCCACCCCGCCCACGACCCCCACCCCCACGGCGACGCCGGAGACGAAGCGATGA
- a CDS encoding NADP-dependent isocitrate dehydrogenase, producing MAKIQVANPIVDIDGDEMTRIIWQWIKDKLVFPFVDLKLDYYDLSMENRDATDDQVTIDAAHAIQKHGVGVKCATITPDEARVAEFGLKKMWKSPNGTIRNILGGVVFREPIICSNVPRLVPGWTQPIVVGRHAFGDQYKATDFLVPGPGKLTMKWVGSDGQELNYEVFDFPSAGVAMGMYNLDDSITDFAHASFAFGLQRNYPVYLSTKNTILKAYDGRFKDIFQAVFDQHYAAEFKARGLTYEHRLIDDMVAAAIKWSGGFVWACKNYDGDVQSDIVAQGFGSLGLMTSVLLTPDGKVLESEAAHGTVTRHYRQHQKGEATSTNSIASIYAWTRGFAHRAKLDDNVELATFAETLERVVVETVEAGFMTKDLALLVGDQQGWLTTEGFLDKVAENLKAALPDLG from the coding sequence ATGGCCAAGATCCAGGTCGCCAATCCCATCGTCGACATCGACGGCGACGAGATGACCCGCATCATCTGGCAGTGGATCAAGGACAAGCTGGTCTTCCCGTTCGTCGACCTGAAACTGGACTACTATGACCTGTCGATGGAGAACCGCGACGCCACCGACGACCAGGTGACGATCGATGCCGCCCATGCGATCCAGAAGCACGGCGTCGGCGTGAAATGCGCCACCATCACCCCGGACGAGGCCCGCGTGGCGGAGTTCGGCCTGAAGAAGATGTGGAAGTCGCCCAACGGCACGATCCGCAACATCCTGGGCGGCGTGGTCTTCCGCGAGCCGATCATTTGCTCGAATGTGCCGCGTCTGGTGCCCGGCTGGACCCAGCCGATCGTCGTCGGCCGCCATGCCTTCGGCGACCAGTACAAGGCCACGGACTTCCTGGTCCCCGGTCCCGGCAAGCTGACCATGAAATGGGTCGGCAGCGACGGCCAGGAGCTGAACTACGAGGTGTTCGACTTCCCCTCGGCCGGTGTGGCCATGGGCATGTACAACCTCGACGACTCGATCACCGATTTCGCCCACGCCAGCTTCGCTTTCGGCCTGCAGCGGAACTATCCGGTCTATCTGTCGACCAAGAACACCATCCTGAAAGCCTATGACGGGCGCTTCAAGGATATCTTCCAGGCCGTATTTGACCAGCACTACGCCGCCGAGTTCAAGGCCAGGGGCCTGACCTATGAGCACCGTCTGATCGACGACATGGTGGCCGCAGCCATCAAATGGTCAGGCGGCTTCGTCTGGGCCTGCAAGAACTACGACGGCGACGTCCAGTCCGACATCGTGGCCCAGGGCTTCGGCTCGCTGGGCCTGATGACGTCGGTCCTGCTGACGCCAGACGGCAAGGTGCTGGAATCCGAGGCCGCCCACGGCACCGTGACCCGTCACTATCGCCAGCACCAGAAGGGCGAGGCGACCTCGACCAACTCCATCGCCTCGATCTATGCCTGGACGCGGGGCTTTGCCCACCGGGCCAAGCTGGACGACAATGTCGAACTGGCCACCTTCGCCGAGACGCTGGAACGTGTCGTGGTCGAGACGGTCGAGGCCGGTTTCATGACCAAGGATCTGGCGCTTCTGGTCGGCGACCAGCAGGGCTGGCTGACCACCGAGGGCTTCCTCGACAAGGTGGCCGAGAATCTGAAGGCCGCCCTGCCCGACCTGGGTTAG
- a CDS encoding TonB-dependent receptor has protein sequence MARTDHRGVRPIARVFGFAAVLTLSVAGPTLAQAQSLSSAPQTFNIPRQRVEEALLQVALQSRRSLGGDIAQCRSTSPTVRGTMTLDQALTRVLQGSGCVWTLSSSGAILVRRTATASPVAVPVPPSRPARPPSAPPPPVEETVELSDVIVTAERRIGRAQVSATSLSAVDEDRLRLAGVTDMIGLDALVPGMTVTNLGSGRNKILLRGMSDGTFTGLTHSTVGLYLDRVPLTYSAPDPDLKLIDVDRVEVLRGPQGTLYGTGPIGGVVRIVPRGPEPFRADLGVSLGRSWTRQGGENRDESVIANLPLFGGDLALRGVAYEERFGGYIDDISLATPRVNDGARRGGRLSLIRRLSDDWSANLGVVRQTIKTEDTHYIYRTLGGLTRANLVREPHHNTFNEVHAGLSGSSEWGQIDVTVASVRHRFKSRYDASSALGSFGSSATLGALDDFRHTDLTVVDISYASRPLGRWRWTGGAFYSRGTMRADSRVQALRTVETTIYREVRRDWTSEIAAFGQVSLDLTPDWTVATGARLSSFDQRVTSSVAHRSAIRPFSGDDRTTSLAPMVSLSWQPSDALNLYGLISQGRRSGGFNTAGPSGQSFNGRLGNPARRYAPDVLTNYELGAKVQLWAGRVQTRATVFFADWRDVQSDQFLASGLSYAVNVGDGRNAGLEIEVNWQATEDLQIRANGLLAHPEVTSPSPGFNSRLNAGLPGVPGRSANISADYRRPIGRGLNLIGQATVAYVGESRLTFDAAKRYRMGEYVTGRASIGVEAPQWSATAFIDNPFDTEADTLSYGDPFRLPEALASTPLRPITGGLTLTFRR, from the coding sequence GTGGCCAGGACTGACCACCGGGGAGTACGCCCGATTGCCCGGGTTTTCGGTTTCGCCGCTGTCCTGACCCTGTCGGTTGCAGGCCCGACCCTGGCGCAGGCGCAATCCCTGTCGTCCGCCCCCCAGACCTTCAACATCCCGCGTCAGAGGGTCGAGGAGGCCCTGCTGCAGGTGGCCCTGCAGTCACGCCGATCCCTGGGTGGCGACATTGCGCAATGCCGCTCCACCAGCCCGACCGTGCGCGGGACGATGACGCTGGATCAGGCGCTGACCCGGGTCCTGCAGGGTTCGGGTTGCGTCTGGACCCTGTCGTCGAGCGGAGCCATTCTCGTCCGGCGCACCGCAACGGCCAGTCCGGTCGCCGTGCCGGTCCCTCCGTCCCGACCCGCGCGGCCCCCGTCGGCCCCGCCCCCGCCCGTCGAAGAGACGGTCGAGTTGTCGGACGTGATCGTCACGGCCGAACGCCGGATTGGCCGGGCCCAGGTTTCGGCCACCAGCCTCAGTGCCGTGGACGAGGATCGCCTGCGTCTTGCCGGCGTCACCGACATGATCGGCCTCGACGCCCTGGTGCCGGGCATGACGGTCACCAACCTGGGCTCCGGGCGCAACAAGATCCTGCTGCGGGGCATGTCGGACGGGACCTTCACCGGCCTGACCCATTCGACCGTAGGCCTGTATCTGGACCGTGTTCCGCTGACCTACAGCGCGCCCGATCCCGACCTGAAGCTGATCGACGTCGATCGGGTCGAGGTTCTGCGCGGACCTCAGGGAACGCTCTACGGAACGGGTCCCATCGGCGGCGTTGTCCGGATCGTGCCGCGCGGGCCGGAACCCTTTCGCGCCGATCTGGGCGTGTCGCTCGGCCGGTCCTGGACACGGCAGGGCGGCGAGAACCGCGACGAATCCGTCATTGCCAACCTGCCTCTGTTCGGCGGCGATCTGGCGCTGAGGGGCGTGGCCTATGAAGAGCGGTTCGGAGGCTATATCGACGACATCAGCCTGGCCACGCCCCGCGTCAACGATGGCGCGCGACGGGGTGGACGATTGTCCCTGATCCGCCGACTGTCGGACGACTGGTCCGCCAATCTCGGCGTCGTTCGCCAGACGATCAAGACCGAGGATACCCATTACATCTATCGCACCCTGGGCGGGCTGACCCGGGCCAACCTGGTCCGGGAACCGCACCACAATACCTTCAACGAGGTCCACGCCGGGCTCAGCGGGAGCAGCGAATGGGGTCAGATCGACGTCACCGTCGCCTCGGTCCGGCACAGGTTCAAGAGCCGGTACGATGCATCCAGCGCCCTTGGGTCATTCGGCTCAAGCGCCACCCTGGGCGCACTGGATGATTTTCGGCACACGGACCTGACGGTGGTGGACATCAGCTATGCCTCGCGACCTCTGGGGCGGTGGCGCTGGACGGGCGGGGCCTTCTATTCCAGAGGGACGATGCGCGCGGACAGCCGGGTGCAGGCGCTGCGGACGGTCGAGACCACGATCTATCGCGAGGTTCGACGCGATTGGACCAGCGAGATCGCCGCCTTTGGCCAGGTCAGCCTGGACCTGACGCCCGACTGGACCGTGGCGACCGGTGCCCGCCTGTCGAGCTTTGATCAGCGGGTGACGTCCAGCGTCGCCCACCGCAGCGCGATCCGACCCTTCAGCGGCGACGACAGGACGACGAGCCTGGCACCCATGGTCTCGCTGTCCTGGCAGCCGAGCGACGCGCTGAACCTCTACGGGCTGATCAGTCAGGGCCGGCGATCCGGAGGCTTCAACACGGCGGGTCCGTCCGGGCAGTCGTTCAATGGACGCCTTGGCAATCCCGCACGCCGGTACGCGCCCGATGTGCTGACCAACTATGAGCTGGGGGCCAAGGTGCAGCTGTGGGCCGGCCGGGTTCAGACGCGCGCGACGGTGTTCTTCGCCGATTGGCGTGATGTGCAGAGCGATCAGTTTCTGGCCAGCGGCCTGTCCTATGCCGTCAATGTCGGTGACGGACGGAACGCCGGTCTGGAAATCGAGGTCAACTGGCAGGCGACGGAAGACCTTCAAATCCGTGCCAACGGGCTTCTGGCCCACCCGGAGGTCACGAGCCCGAGCCCCGGCTTCAACTCTCGCCTCAACGCCGGCCTTCCCGGCGTGCCGGGACGCTCGGCCAACATCTCCGCCGATTATCGCCGTCCGATCGGTCGCGGCCTGAACCTGATCGGCCAGGCAACCGTGGCCTATGTCGGCGAGTCGCGGCTGACCTTCGATGCAGCGAAACGCTATCGTATGGGCGAATACGTCACCGGACGTGCGTCGATCGGTGTGGAGGCGCCTCAGTGGTCGGCCACCGCCTTCATCGACAACCCCTTCGATACCGAAGCCGATACCCTGTCCTACGGCGACCCGTTCCGCCTGCCGGAGGCGTTGGCCAGCACGCCGCTGCGGCCGATCACCGGGGGTCTGACCCTGACGTTCAGAAGGTAG
- a CDS encoding FecR domain-containing protein, whose amino-acid sequence MTDASVHDQALRWFAALRDDGADEGEWLAFQDWLEADPEHARQYDAVQRLWLDLEDAAGAPGIVAPVSAARRRSPAGRVSARRRLVPVLALAASLVLAAGLWINLSARPQSFVTTDTDRIVMLKDGSSVHLNRHSRMSVQMTTGQRTVTLDEGEAAFDVVHRPDRPFVVVSGERSVRVLGTAFDVLNHKGRYRVAVQRGAVAVDTGADDAGTRLAAGQALERLGQARPVRYSLSPDEAIAWTQGTLIYRNASLSTVADDLSRYLDKPVIVGDPAKRVMFTGVLQVGDEATMARQLEDLLPIRISRSSAEVRLTLRGQD is encoded by the coding sequence ATGACCGACGCCTCCGTCCACGATCAGGCTCTCCGCTGGTTCGCAGCCTTGCGCGACGATGGCGCTGACGAAGGCGAATGGCTGGCGTTCCAGGACTGGCTGGAAGCTGATCCCGAACATGCTCGGCAGTATGACGCCGTCCAACGGTTGTGGCTGGATCTGGAGGACGCGGCGGGAGCGCCCGGGATCGTCGCGCCGGTGTCGGCCGCGCGCCGACGGTCCCCGGCGGGCCGCGTATCGGCGAGGCGGCGACTCGTTCCGGTTCTGGCACTCGCGGCATCCCTGGTCCTGGCGGCAGGCCTCTGGATCAACCTGTCCGCCCGGCCGCAGTCCTTCGTGACGACCGATACGGACCGGATCGTGATGCTGAAGGACGGGTCCAGCGTCCATCTCAATCGCCACAGCCGCATGTCGGTACAAATGACCACCGGGCAGCGCACCGTGACCCTGGACGAAGGCGAGGCCGCGTTCGACGTCGTCCATCGCCCGGATCGCCCTTTCGTGGTGGTGTCGGGAGAGCGCTCCGTTCGTGTCCTCGGCACCGCCTTTGACGTCCTGAACCACAAGGGCCGCTATCGCGTGGCGGTGCAGAGGGGTGCCGTCGCGGTTGACACCGGCGCGGACGACGCCGGTACACGGCTGGCGGCAGGCCAGGCCCTTGAACGCCTGGGGCAGGCGCGACCGGTCCGTTACAGCCTGTCGCCGGACGAGGCGATCGCCTGGACCCAGGGCACGCTGATCTATCGAAACGCCTCCCTTTCGACCGTCGCCGACGACCTGTCGCGTTATCTCGACAAGCCTGTTATTGTCGGTGACCCTGCAAAACGCGTGATGTTCACCGGCGTCCTGCAGGTCGGGGACGAGGCGACGATGGCGAGGCAGCTGGAGGATCTTCTACCGATCCGGATCAGCCGGTCCTCGGCCGAGGTCCGCCTGACACTGCGTGGCCAGGACTGA
- a CDS encoding RNA polymerase sigma factor, which yields MAAEPVHFLIPVYLEQRDALARFLRARLGSDSDIEDLLQDLYLKIVSLDPDYAVAEPRAFLYRLASNLLLDRARSVRRSQARDTAWRQVAHHTDGADDVADSPSAETAAMDRQTLRTLLNTLDTLPERTRSIFRMHKFDGLSYAEVAAKFGISRSSVEKHMMQALRALSRVRGS from the coding sequence TTGGCCGCGGAGCCTGTGCATTTCCTGATCCCTGTCTATCTGGAACAGCGTGACGCCCTGGCTCGGTTCCTGCGCGCGCGCCTCGGCAGCGACAGCGACATCGAGGATCTGCTGCAGGACCTGTATCTGAAGATCGTGTCGCTCGACCCCGACTATGCGGTCGCTGAGCCGCGGGCCTTTCTCTACCGGCTGGCGTCCAATCTGTTGCTGGATCGCGCGAGGTCGGTCCGCCGGTCGCAGGCCAGGGATACGGCGTGGCGACAGGTCGCCCACCACACCGACGGGGCAGACGACGTGGCCGACAGCCCATCCGCCGAGACCGCAGCGATGGATCGCCAGACCCTGCGTACCTTGCTGAACACGCTGGATACCCTGCCCGAGCGGACCCGGAGCATCTTTCGCATGCACAAGTTCGACGGGCTCAGCTACGCCGAGGTGGCGGCAAAATTTGGCATCTCGCGCAGCTCGGTTGAAAAACACATGATGCAAGCCTTGCGGGCGCTTTCGCGGGTACGCGGATCATGA
- a CDS encoding NAD-dependent epimerase/dehydratase family protein — protein MTVVVTGAAGFIGMHVARRLLDLGEDVIGVDNFNAYYDPQLKRLRADHLASRAAFRMVEADIAEPRAMADLIGGHGVRQVVHLAAQAGVRYSIDNPFAYERSNLAGHLSILEACRHAGVDHLVYASSSSVYGDRPLDGAGFREDDPTVSPVSLYAATKRSCELLSQSYATLYGFPQSGLRFFTVYGPMGRPDMAYFGFTEKIMRGEPIEVYGEGQMARDFTYIDDIVDGVLGVLSHPPAAGGHEIYNIGDSRPVGLMDMISTLERALGREAVKIMLPMQPGDVTATYADITKLNALTGYAPRIDLAEGLPRFVAWWQGWNGRNGTRS, from the coding sequence ATGACGGTTGTCGTCACGGGTGCCGCAGGCTTCATCGGCATGCACGTCGCCCGGCGTTTGCTGGATCTGGGCGAAGACGTGATCGGCGTCGACAACTTCAATGCCTATTACGACCCGCAGCTGAAGCGGCTCCGGGCGGACCATCTGGCATCGCGTGCCGCGTTCCGCATGGTCGAGGCCGACATCGCCGAACCCCGGGCCATGGCCGATCTGATCGGCGGGCACGGCGTCAGACAGGTGGTTCATCTCGCCGCCCAGGCCGGTGTCCGGTATTCCATCGACAATCCGTTCGCCTATGAACGATCGAACCTGGCGGGCCATCTCTCGATCCTGGAGGCCTGTCGACACGCCGGCGTCGATCATCTGGTCTATGCGTCGTCCAGTTCCGTCTATGGCGACCGGCCGCTGGATGGAGCCGGATTTCGGGAAGACGATCCGACCGTATCGCCGGTCTCGCTCTATGCCGCCACCAAACGCTCGTGCGAGCTGCTGAGCCAGAGCTATGCGACGCTCTACGGGTTTCCCCAGTCGGGATTGCGGTTCTTTACCGTGTACGGACCGATGGGCAGACCCGACATGGCCTATTTCGGCTTCACCGAGAAGATCATGCGGGGCGAGCCGATCGAGGTCTATGGCGAGGGTCAGATGGCGCGCGACTTCACCTATATCGACGATATCGTGGACGGCGTGCTGGGCGTTCTGAGCCATCCGCCGGCGGCTGGTGGACATGAGATCTACAACATCGGAGACTCCCGGCCTGTCGGGCTGATGGACATGATTTCGACGCTGGAACGGGCCCTCGGTCGAGAGGCCGTCAAGATCATGCTGCCGATGCAGCCCGGCGACGTGACCGCCACCTATGCCGATATCACCAAGCTGAACGCCCTGACCGGCTATGCGCCCAGGATCGACCTCGCCGAGGGCCTGCCCCGCTTCGTGGCGTGGTGGCAGGGATGGAACGGCCGGAACGGAACCCGGTCCTGA
- a CDS encoding DUF2945 domain-containing protein, with amino-acid sequence MTDRTFKAGETVARDHGQGTTTGKGVHKLTSPTTIRSHKVAASRDKPEYPVEGTSTGARAAHRPSEQRKA; translated from the coding sequence ATGACGGACAGGACGTTCAAGGCGGGCGAGACCGTCGCCCGGGACCATGGCCAGGGGACGACCACAGGAAAGGGTGTGCACAAGCTGACCTCGCCCACGACGATCAGGTCGCACAAGGTTGCGGCGTCGAGGGATAAGCCCGAATATCCCGTCGAAGGCACCAGTACCGGTGCCAGGGCGGCGCACCGGCCGTCGGAACAGCGCAAGGCCTGA
- a CDS encoding DUF1176 domain-containing protein, translating into MRLTALFLAGITLAACGDGPVAKSAEAASGTIERPGAIQSVNQPGERTFRDWYVVCNNANACYAFGHATEGTGWVRVAIPAGPDGKPEIVLGFWPETGAFTGVVTAQVTGTSVVAATDPVGDDAEYPVARVRAPQVEALIATMTQGEVMTLNAGGETVSISLSGAAASLLWIDERQGRLGTTTALIRKGDRSPSTVPPAPALPVVSPAAAVAQGRYGDQEGQALPTTIRDLPDVVQCRADTDFNPDLQAAIVSARLDADTVLWGVPCGAGAYNFSNAYFTTRPDGSNPRRLTFPSTGEPLDLLVNASYDPATRVIDAFDKGRGLGDCGTASSWTWTDRGFVLKTSSGMSDCNGVPSEYWPTFWVTR; encoded by the coding sequence ATGCGGCTTACTGCGCTGTTTTTGGCGGGAATCACCCTTGCGGCCTGCGGTGATGGCCCGGTGGCCAAAAGTGCCGAGGCAGCAAGCGGGACGATCGAGAGACCCGGCGCGATCCAGTCGGTCAACCAGCCGGGGGAACGGACCTTCCGCGACTGGTATGTCGTCTGCAACAACGCAAACGCCTGCTACGCTTTCGGCCATGCGACCGAGGGCACGGGCTGGGTACGGGTCGCGATACCTGCCGGCCCCGACGGGAAGCCGGAAATCGTCCTCGGCTTCTGGCCGGAGACCGGCGCATTCACCGGCGTGGTAACGGCACAGGTGACGGGCACCAGCGTCGTGGCGGCGACCGACCCGGTGGGCGATGACGCCGAATATCCGGTCGCCCGGGTTCGCGCCCCACAGGTCGAGGCCTTGATCGCCACCATGACCCAGGGTGAGGTCATGACCTTGAATGCCGGCGGCGAGACTGTTTCGATATCGCTCAGCGGTGCGGCGGCCTCGCTGCTGTGGATCGACGAGCGCCAGGGGCGTCTGGGTACCACGACAGCCCTGATCCGCAAGGGCGACCGGTCGCCGTCCACAGTGCCGCCGGCCCCGGCTCTCCCCGTCGTCAGTCCCGCCGCTGCGGTGGCCCAGGGGCGATACGGAGATCAGGAAGGCCAGGCGCTGCCGACCACGATCAGGGATCTGCCCGACGTGGTTCAGTGCCGCGCCGATACCGACTTCAATCCGGATCTGCAGGCCGCCATCGTCTCGGCCCGACTGGATGCCGATACCGTCCTGTGGGGCGTGCCCTGCGGGGCCGGGGCCTACAATTTCTCCAATGCCTATTTCACGACCCGCCCGGACGGCAGCAACCCACGCCGCCTGACCTTCCCCAGCACCGGGGAACCGCTGGATCTGCTGGTCAACGCCTCCTACGATCCGGCCACGCGCGTCATCGATGCCTTTGACAAGGGCAGGGGTCTGGGCGACTGCGGCACGGCATCCAGCTGGACCTGGACCGACCGGGGTTTTGTCCTGAAGACAAGCAGCGGCATGTCCGACTGCAACGGCGTTCCCAGCGAATACTGGCCGACCTTCTGGGTCACCCGGTGA